A window of Kribbella sp. NBC_00382 genomic DNA:
CCTGCGCTACGCCCGCGCAGCACTGGCGAGCGACGCCGACGCGGAGAAGCTCTTCCTGGCCGCGCTGGCCGGTGACCTCACCGGATGGCCGCTGGAGCGAGGACGGCTGCACCTCGCGTTCGGCGAGTGGCTGCGGCGGCACCGGCGAGCAGCCGAGTCGCGGGTCCACCTCAGGGCGGCTCGGGACACCTTCGACGCGCTCGGCCTGCTCCCCTGGAGCGAGCGCGCCCGCAACGAGCTACGCGCCGCCGGGGAGACCAGCCCACGTCGTACGCCGGATGCGCGCGAGCAACTCACTCCACACGAGCTGAGCATCGCCCAACTGGCCGCCGAGGGCCTGACGAACCGTGAGATCGGCCAGCGCCTCTACCTGTCGCACCGGACCGTCAGCACCCACCTGCACCGGATCTTCCCGAAGCTCGGCATCACGTCACGCGCCGATCTGCCCGCAGTACTGCGTTCGACCGGGTGACGTACACCGCCAGCGTCATCTGACGGGCGCGGCGGCCAGCGAGTAGCTCCTACGTTGCAAGGGCAACCTCAAGCTGACCACTCGTAGGAGTCACACCATGCCCGAACAACCCTCGCGGCGGACCTTCCTCGCCACCTCAGCTGCCGCCGTCACGGTGGCTTCCACCGGAGCCATTTCGAGCTCCGAAGCCTTCGCCAGCACCGGAGACAGCGCCATCCGGAAGTACAAGGTGAACGTGCCGGACTACGTACTGGCCGACCTGCGGCACCGGATCAAGGCGACTCGCTGGCCCGCCAAGGAGACCGTCAACGACCAGGCGCAAGGCGTCCAGCTGGCCAAGCTGCAGGAGCTCGTCCACTACTGGGGCACGCGCTACGACTGGCGCAAGGTCGAGCGGAGGCTGAACGCGCAGCCGCAGTTCGTCACCAAGATCGACGGCCTCGACATCCACTTCACCCACATCCGCTCCAAGCACGCGAACGCGCTGCCGCTCATCATCACGCACGGCTGGCCCGGCTCGATTCTCGAACTGCAGAAGGTGATCGGCCCCCTCACCGATCCCACCTCGTACGGCGGCCGCGCGGCGGACGCGTTCCACCTGGTCATCCCGTCGATGCCCGGCTACGGATTCTCCGAGCGGCCGACGGCGAAGGGCTGGAACGCGGACCGGATCGGGCTCGCCTGGGACGTACTGATGAAGCGGCTGGGCTACTCGAAGTACGTCTCGCAGGGCGGTGACTGGGGTGCCGTCGTCTCGGACAAGATGGCCAAGCGCGCCTTCCCGGGGCTGCTCGGCATCCACATCAACATGCCCGCGACCGTACCGCCGGACGTGGCGAAGGCGCTCAACGACGGCGACCCCGCGCCGGCCGGGCTCGGTCCGGTGGAGAAGAAGGCCTTCGACACGTTGAAGACCTTCTACGCGCTGAACACCGGGTACTCCGCGATGATGGCGACCCGCCCGCAGACGCTCGGCTACGGGCTGACCGACTCGCCGGCCGGGCTGGCCGCGTGGATGTACGACAAGTTCGCGCAGTGGACGTACAGCGGCGGCGACCCGGAGCGGTCGCTGACCAAGGACGAGATGCTCGACGACATCACGCTGTACTGGGTGACCAACACGGCCGTCTCGTCGTCGCAGCTCTACCTGGAGAACGGCGAGAACAACTTCAACGCCGTCGACATCTCGATCCCGGCCGCGATCACCGTCTTCCCCGGCGAGATCTACCAGACCCCGCGCAGCTGGGCCGACCGTGCGTACCACGACCTCATCTACTTCAACGAGGTCGACAAGGGCGGCCACTTCGCCGCCTGGGAAGAGCCCGAGCTGTTCAGCCGGGAGATCCGCGCCGCCTTCCGCTCCCTGCGTTGAGAGGACCGTGTTCATGATCAGCAGAAGGACTTTTGGCAAGGTGGTGGGCGCAGGAGCCGCCGCCGCGGCAGCGGTGCCGAGTGTTGCCGGTGCTGCAGTCGGCGGGCTCGGGCGGCTTCGGCACGTGCGCACTGACCTGCTCGACATCGCGTACTACGAATCCGGGCCGGCCAATGGGCCCGTCGTACTGCTCGGGCACGGTTGGCCGTACAGCCCGTACGCCTTCACGCATGTCGTGCCCGAGCTGGTGCGCGCCGGGTATCGGGTACTCACGCCGTTCCTGCGAGGACACGGCGAGACGACGTTCCTGTCGGCCGACACCTTCCGCTCCGGGCAGCAGGCAGCGCTCGGGTCGGACTGGATCGCCTTCATGGACGCTTTGCAGATCCCTCGTGCGATCTTCGCGGGCTACGACTGGGGCGGTCGCGGCCTGTGCGTCGCCGCGGCGCTCTGGCCGGAGCGATGCGTCGCACTGGTCTCAGTGAACAGCTACCTGGTCCAGAACCTCGATCCCAAGCTCGCCGTGATCCCGGCGGCTCCGGCGGTCGAGGCCGCTCAGTGGTACTTCGACTACTTCACCACCGAGCGCGGCAAGAACGGCCTGACCCAGAACCGCAAGGAGATCGCCCGGGTCGTCTGGACCAAGAACTCCCCCACCTGGCACTACACCGAGGCCGACCTCGACCGGGCCGCCACCCTGATGACGAACCCGGACTACGTCGCCGTCGTCCTGCACGTGTACCGCCACCGCCGGCTGACCGAGCCAGGCGATCCCCGGTACGACGCGCTGGAGGCGCAACTCCGCCAGCAGCCGCCCATCACGGTCCCCACGGTCACGCTCGATGGCAAAGACGACGGCAATTTCCCATGGACGGACGGCAAACCCTCGGCCTTCCACTTCACCGGGCCCCGGGTGCATCACGTAGTACAGGGTGCTGGGCACAACCTCCCGCAGGAGAAGCCGCGTGCGTTCGTGCAGGCGATCCTGGAGGCGGCGCGCCTACACTGAGGGCGGTTTGCCGCGTCGTCCGTAGGAGGACCTGAGAATGCCCGATTCCCGTACCCAGACGATCGCCTATCCGGCGCCCGGCGCGCGTCCGTCGCGGCGGGATCTGGAGCCGCTCGCGCCGCACGTGATCGTGCTGTTCGGGGCGACCGGTGACCTGGCCAAGCGCAAGTTGCTACCGGGGCTGGCCTACCTGCAGCAGAATCGGTTCGCTCCGGACGTACGGATCATCGGGACCGCGACCGAGGAGCTCACCACCGAGGAGTTCCAGGCCCGGGCGCGGCTCGCGGTGGACACCTACGGGACGCACAAGATCAGCGAGGAGGAGTGGGCGCAGTTCTGCGACCGCCTCTCCTACGTGCCGACGACCGCCGGGCCGGACGCCCTCGCCGCCGCGGTGAAGGAGGCCGAGACCCTGCTCGGCCCCGACACCCGGCGGCTGCACTACCTGTCCGTACCGCCGAAGGCCGCGCACTCGGTGATCCAGATGCTGCGCGACGCCGACCTGGTCGAGCGGGCCCGGGTGGTGATGGAGAAGCCGTTCGGTGACGACCTGCAGTCCGCGATCGCGCTGAACGACTTCGTGCACGAGACCTTCGACGAGTCGCAGATCTTCCGGATCGACCACTTCCTCGGCAAGGAGGCGGCGCAGAACATCCTCGCCTTCCGGTTCGCCAACGGGCTGTTCGAGCCGATCTGGAACCGCAACTTCATCGACCACATCCAGATCGACATCCCCGAGTCGCTCGGGCTGGACCAGCGGGCCACCTTCTACGAGCCGACCGGCGCGTTCAAGGACATGGTCGTCACGCATGTGCTGCAGGTGCTCGCGTTCGTCGCGATGGAGCCGCCGACGGCGCTGGAGCCGCGGGCCATCTCGGAGGAGAAGAACAAGGTCTTCCGCTCGATGCTGCCGATCCAGCCGACGGACGTGGTCCGCGGCCAGTACGGCGGCTACCGCAGCGAGGAGGGCGTCGCGCCGGACTCCGACACCGAGACATTCATCGCGATGAAGGTCGGGATCGACAACTGGCGCTGGGCCGGCGTGCCGTTCTACCTGCGCACCGGCAAGAAGATGGCCGAGGGGATGCGGATCATTTCGATCGCCTTCAAGGAGGCGCCGAAGACGATGTTCCCGTCCGGCTCCGGCGTCGGGTCGCAGGGCCCGGACCACCTGACCTTCGACCTGGCCGACTCGTCGCGGGTGTCGCTGTCCTTCTACGGCAAGCGCCCGGGTCCGGGGATGCGGCTGGAGAAGCTGTCGATGCAGTTCTCGACGCAGGAGACCGAGACGGCGGGCGATGTGCTGGAGGCGTACGAGCGGCTGATCCTGGACGCGATGCGCGGCGACCACACGCTGTTCACGACGGCTGAGGGTATCGAGTCGTTGTGGGAGAACTCGACGCTGCTGCTCGAGGACCCACCGCCGGTGAAGACGTACGCGCCCGGTACTTGGGGCCCGAACGCCATTCACCAGCTGATCGCTCCGCATGCGTGGCGACTGCCGTTCGAGCGCGAGTGGCGCGAGGGCAAGCCGTCGGCTGAGGACTAACCGCGGGGGCGGCGCATGCTCTCCAGTGCCTCGGCGAGGCCGTCTTCGAGGTAGCGGAGGTTGTCGGTCGACAGGAGCAGGGTCGCGCCGCCGGTGACGGCCGCCAGGATCGCGTTGGCGGTCTTCTGTACGTCAACCCGCGGGTCGATCTCGCCTGACTCCTTGAGCGCCTTCACCCCGGCCGCCAGGTGGCTGCGCCATTCGCTGGTGAGGCCGTTGATGATCTCCAGAGTCGCTGGGTTCGTCCTGCCCAACTGCACGGTCAGGGAACTCAGCGGGCACGCCTGGCGCTGCTTGTCGTAGATCTGGATCACCCGGCGTCGCCAGGCCTGCCATTTGCGCCAGCTGGTGAGGTCGCCGAGCTGTGGCATCTGGTCGGCGATCACCTGCTCCGCTTCGTACCGGGCGACGGCGAGCAGCAGGTCACCCTTGCCGTCGGCGAAGTAGTGGAAGAGCTGGCTCTTGCTCGTCGCGGTGGAAGCCCGGATGTCGTCGAGCCCGACGTTCGGCACCCCGCGCTCACGGATGAGCTGCGCGGCGCCTTCGACGATCCGCTGCCGGGTCGCCGCGCCCTTGGCGGTCAGAACTCGCTCCATGGTGCCCAGCCTAGCGCGGCCGGGTTCATCTTGGGCTGGACCGGGCGGTCCATTCCTGGTGCTACTCTGGACTCAACGGTCCATTCTTAGTCGTTGAGGAGAACGTCATGCGGTTGGCAGGCAAGACGGCACTGGTCACCGGTGCCACCAGCAACATCGGCCGCGCGATCGCCGTCGCGCTGGCCGGGCAGGGCGCCCACGTGGTCGTTGCTGGGCGCAACAAAGAGCGTGGCGACGAGGTGGTCGCGGAGATCCGGTCGGCGGGTGGTCGAGCCGACTTCGTCGCGGTCGACCTGGCGGGCTCGACGGCTGCCGGCTCGACCGCGCTGGGTGGCGCGGGCGGTACGAAGGCTGCGGCGGAGGAGTTGGCGGCGACGGCGACGCGGCTGCTCGGTGGGCGGATCGACGTACTGGTGAACAACGCCGGCGCGATCGACGGTAGCGCGACCGTCGATACGGATGAGGCGACCTTCGATCAGGTGTTCGCGGTCAACGTGAAGTCGCCGTACTTCCTGACCGCGGCGATCGCGCCGGCGATGGCAGCGGCCGGCGGTGGCGTCATCATCAACCTCGGGTCATGGGTGGCCCGGCTGGGGATCCCGATCGGCGCCGTGTACGCCGCGTCGAAGGGCTCGCTGGAGACGTTGACCCGCGCGTGGTCGGCCGAGTTCGGGCCTTCCGGCGTACGGGTCAACGCGATCGCTCCGGGTGTCGTGCACACCGTCGAGGATCATCCCGCCGAGTCGATGATGGCCGGTACGCCGTACGGCCGGATCGGCTCCCCGGACGCCATCGCCCAAGCAGCCGTCTACCTCGCCAGCGACGACGCCTCCTTCATCCACGGCACCGTTCTGGACGTCGACGGCGGCCGCCTCGGCGTCGCCGTCATCGCGAGCTGATTCAGAAGGCTGCGGCGACCGGGATGATGTCCGTGCCGATGCGTTCTACCGCTTCCAGGTCGGGGAGTTGGGGGATGCCACCGATGGCGACGTCGAAGCCGAGGGTGTGGAGGCGGCCGAGTTCGTCGATCAGCTCCTGGGTCTTCTCGCCGTCGGGGCCGGCGTCGAGGGTCTGGTAGACGGTCTTGGTGATCTCGGCGTAGTCGCGGCCGACGTCCTCGCAGTGCTGTTTGAGGACGTCGAGTTTGTGCTCGAGCTCGGGGGTGTTGAAGAGGTTGCAGGACTGGGCGTACTGCGCGACCAGGCGGAGCGTCTTCTTCTCTCCCCCGCCGCCGACCATGATCGGCGGGTGCGGCTTGCTCAGCGCCTGCGGGACGTTGAGCAGCCGCTCGGCCTGGTAGTGCTTGCCCTCGAACGGCTTGTCCTCGTCGCTCCACATCTGCTGCAGGTACTTGAGCGTCTCCTCCAGCCGCTCGAACCGCTCGGCGACGGGCGGGAACTCGAAGCCGAGCCCGCGCGACTCCTCCTCGTTCCAGCCGGCGCCGATGCCGATCATCGCGCGACCGCCGGACAGTACGTCGAGCGTCGTCACCGCCTTCGCGAGCAGGCCGGGGTGGCGGTAGTGCACGCCGGTGATCAGCGCGAAGAGCTTGACCCGCTCGGTGTGCGCGGCGAGGAAGCCGAGCGTCGTGTAGGCCTCGAGCATGTCGTTCTCGGCCGGCCCGACACCGCGGATCTGGAAGAAGTGGTCCATCACGGCCAGGTGGCTGAAACCGGCCCGATCGGCGGTCTCGGCCACGACGGCGAGCTCGGAGCCGAGCACGGCAGCGCCGTTCGGCCAGGTGAAGTCAGGAATCTGCAGACCGATGTCCATCGGAAGTCCTTCCGGGGGCTTTTCCTCCCAGCCAACACCCCGGAACAGCCGCATTCAACCGATCCGCACCGATCTGCTGGACTACCTGCCATGAAGCTCCCGTTCAAGTATCGGAAGATCGACGCCGACGGGGTCGGTATCAACTGCGCGATCGGGGGCGACGACGGGCCGCCGGTCTTGTTGCTGCATGGGTATCCGCAGACGCATCTGATCTGGCACCATGTCGCGCCGGTGCTCGCCCGGACGCACACGGTCGTGGCGACGGACCTCCGCGGGTACGGCGACAGCGACAAGCCGCCGGCCGGCCCGGACCACGCGGAGTACTCCAAACGCGCGATGGCCCGCGACCAAATCCTCGTCATGCGCGCGCTCGGCTTCGACCGCTTCTCGGTGGTCGGCCATGACCGCGGCAGGCGGGTCGGACACCGGCTTGCGCTCGATCACCCGGAGGCGGTCGAGCGGCTGGCTGTACTGGACATCGTGCCGACCCGCTACACCTTCGAACACGCCGACGCCGGGTTCGGAGCGGAGTACTACCACTGGTTCTTCCTTGCCGCGGGCAACGGAATCCCGGAACGCCTGATCGGCGGCGCCCCGGAGTACTGGATCCGCGCCCGGATGACGGCCCGCCACCACGGCGGTACTCCCTTCGACCCAGCCGCCATGGCCGAGTACATCCGCTGCTTCTCCACCCCGGACGCCATCACCGCCTCCTGCGAGGACTACCGAGCCGCCGCCACCATCGACCTACTCCACGACAACGCCTCCTACGGCACCCCTCTCACCTGCCCAGTCCTAACCCTCTAGGGCGAGACCAGCTTCGTAGGCCGCACATACGACGTACTGGCAGCTTGGAGCGAATACGCCACCAACCTCCGAGGCGCCGCCATCCCCTCCGACCACTACCTCCCCGAAGAAGCGCCGACCGCAACCGCCGCCGCCCTCCTGGACTTTCTGGACGGGGAGGGAAATACCCCAGAACTGGGCTAAATGGGTACCCAAGTCCCGCGAAAATCCTCCCCAGACCGTCGATCCGGCACTACTCGCGCCCCGCGGCAGGTGTTTCCGGGCACCGCTGGCGGGTTGTGGTGCCGATGGCGTGATGCTTCATGCCATCGGCACGAGAACCTGCCAGTGGCGGCGCAATAGAGTGCCCACCCGGAAGTCCCTCACCATCAGCAACCCCTGACCGCGAGTAGGTCAGGGGGCGATTTCGAGGTGGGTGATGAGGGTGGATTCGGGGTCGAGGGTGAAGCGGTAGAGGAGGTCTACTACGCCGCCGGGGAAGTTGCCTTCGAGGTGGTTGGTGGTGACGTAGTGGGTGTCGTCGAGTTTTTCCACGTGGGTCAGTTCGACGGTGTAGGTGTATTCGGTGGCGGCGGTTTCGCGCCAGCGGTGGATTTCGTCGTGGCCGGTGTAGGTCTTCTCCTCGTCGACGACGACGGCGTCGGTGGTGAAGGCCGACAGGAGATCGTGGGCGTTCGCGCGGTGGGCGGGGTCGGCCTCGCGCAGGTAGGTGACGATCGAGTGCGGGAGCTGCTTCGCGTGTTCGGCGGCGGTCGGGTCGGGCGGGGTGGGGATGGTCATCAGTTGCCTTCCGTGGTGAGGGTGAAGGTGGAGCGGCCGAAGGTCCGGCCGTTGATCTGGAGTTCCAGCGCGTGCTCGCCGGCGTAGTACCGGCGGGTCGAGATCGGCTTGAACGAGTGCAGTTTGGCGATCGTCGCCGACTCGCCGGGCGCGAGGGTACGGGTGGTGAGCTTGAAGACCTTCGGCGCGAGCGTCCCGTTCGCCTTGACGTGGTGGACGACGTAGTCGATCGCCAGCCGCAGCTCCCCGGCCCCGCGATTGTGCGCGCTGAACTCGAAAGCCAGCGACTCCCCCACAGCAACAGCCGGTACTGCGACCAGCGGCCCGTCGACCACCAACCCGACAGGCGGCTCAAACCCCAGCAATGCAAGGGCTCCCGGGTCAGCCGCCTTGATCAAGGTCCGCAACGCATGCCGCACCAGCCGCTCGGTCGTCGGCTCCGGTGATGCAAGCCACTCACCGGCGATCGCGACAGCCAGCCCCGGATCGAGCCGGCTCAAGTCGTTGAGGTGGTTGGCCACCGAGCGACGAACGTACTCCGACTCATCGCGCCGCAGCGCCTCAAGAATCGGCCGCGTCACGTCCGGCCGCTCGATCAACCCCGGCACACGCTTGGCCCACGGCAGTCGCGCCCGAGTGCCTTCGCTCGCCAGCCGCCGAACATGCTCATCTGGATGCCGAGTCCACCCGAGGACCACCGCCAGCGTGCGATCCAGATCCGCAGCCAGGAAGGTCCGCAGCGCGAACTCACCGGTCAACCGCGACGTGAGCTCAGCCGTCAACGCAAGACCCGCTTCAAGCTCGCCGTCCGCAACCGCCCGGACAGCGACCGCCTCGGTGACCGGCCAGATCATCCACCCGCTGAACGAGGGATCCTCGAGCGCCGCCCGGAAGATCTTCTCCATCGCCCCGTACTCCGCGGGCAGGTCGGCCAGCAACGCGTCCCGCACCAGCCGCCCGCGCTCGCTGAAGGCCAGCCCGGCCAACTCTGCAGGAGCCGCGGTCACCATCGCCAGGTCCAGTGAAGGTGCCGCCTCGCGAAGGCACACGCCGAGCGCGACCACAGACGCAGTGCTGAGCATTTCTTCCGCAGTGGGCACGGGGACCTCTCGACGAAGTTACTTTGAAATTAGCAGTAACTGGGCAGCCAGCCAACCCAGGCCTCCCCACTACTGTCGGCGCCATGATGGAACTGAAGGTCATCGGGGTAGGCGCCGGCGATCCGGACCACGTGACGATCCAGGCCGTGAAGGCGCTCAACCGGGTCGACGTGTTCTTCGTACTCGACAAGGGCGCGGTCAAGCAGGAACTGGTCGACCTGCGCGAGGAGATCCTCCACACGCACGCCGGCGACCGGAAGTACCGGATCGTCTACGGGCAGGACCCCGAGCGGGACCGCAGCAGCGACGCGTACGTCGAGTCCGTCGACGACTGGCGCCGCCGCCGCGCGGACGTCTGCGCAGACCTGATCGCGAGGGAACTGAAGGACGACCAGGTCGGCGCCTTCCTGGTCTGGGGCGACCCTTCCCTGTACGACAGCACGCTGGCGATCCTCGACGACATCCTCGCTCGCGGTGAGCTGACCTTCGAGATCGAGGTCATCCCCGGGATCAGCAGCGTCTCCGCGCTCGCGGCCCGGCACCGGGTCGGGCTCAACCAGGTCGGCCGGCCGATCGAGATCACCACCGGGCGGCGGCTGGCGAAGAGCTGGCCGGACGAGGTCGACGACGTCGTGGTGATGCTCGACGCGCAGACCGCCTTCACCCAGCACACCGACCAGGATGCCGACATCTACTGGGGCGCCTACCTCGGCACGCCGGACGAGATTCTGATCGCCGGACCACTGTCCGAGGTGTCCGATCAGATCGTCGAAGCGCGTGCGGAAGCGCGCGGCCGCAAGGGGTGGATCATGGACACGTATTTGTTGCGACGACGCCAGAAATAATTACCAAAGGATCTTTAGAAAGTCTAGAGCGCACGCTCTTCTGCTCGCTGACCGGCGGATCTAGCTTGTCCCTGTCCACCCGCCCCCATGACCTTTGGCGCGCGCCCCCACTGCGCCGGGTCAGGACAGAGGAGTGCCATCGTGAAGATGCCTCGTTTCGTGCGCGTTCTGCCGGTCCTCGCGGCCTTCGGAGTCGTGCTGTCAATGCTGGTGATGGCCCCCGCGGACGCCCGCGTCCAGGCCCCCACCGCGACCCAGGCCTGCAACTACCCGAACTGGGTGGCCGGCGCCAACTACGTGACCGGGAACGTCGTCAAGTACACCGACGGCCAGTACTACATCGCCGAACACGACAACCCCGGCTATGACCCGATCATCAGCACCTGGTTCTGGGACCCGTTCAGCTGCGACGGCGGGACCACCCCGCCCGCCTGCAGCTACCCGAACTGGGTAGCCGGCGCCAACTACGTCACCGGCAACATCGTGAAGTACACCAACGGCCAGTACTACATCGCAGAACACGACAATCCGGGCTACGACCCGACCGTCAGCACCTGGTTCTGGGACCCCTACACCTGCAGCGGCGGGCCGACGGATCCGCCGCCGAGCGGTAGTTTCCCGGTGAGCGAGTCGCAGTTCAACTCGATGTTCCCGGGCCGGAACTCCTTCTACACGTACTCCGGCCTGGTCGCCGCCGCCTCTGCCTTCCCTGGCTTCACCACCACCGGTGACGACGCCACCAAGAAGCGTGAGGCAGCCGCCTTCCTGGCCAACGTGAACCACGAGACCGGCGGGCTGGTCTACATCAAGGAGATCAACGAGGCCAACTACCCGAGCTACTGCCACCCGGAGCTCCCGTACGGCTGCCCGGCCGGCCAGTCGGCGTACTACGGCCGCGGACCGCTGCAGTTGAGCCACAACTTCAACTACAAGGCAGCCGGTGACTACCTGGGCATCGACCTGCTCGGAAACCCCTGGCAGGTCGAGCAGAACGCGACGGTCTCCTGGAAGGCCAGCCTCTGGTACTGGAACACCCAGTCGGGTCCGGGCACGATGACGCCGCACAACGCGATGGTGAACGGCGCCGGCTTCGGCGAGACCATCCGCAGCATCAACGGCTCGATCGAGTGCAACGGCGGCAACCCTGGTCAGGTACAGAGCCGCGTGGACGCCTACAACCGGATCACCGGCATCCTGGGCGTCTCCCCCGGCAGCAACCTTTACTGCTGACCCCTAGACCAAAGGTGTAGGCGTACTGGCCGTGCGGCCGAAGCGGGTTCACCTGGACCTGGCAGAGGCTGCAGGGCATGAAGACAACCATGAGCAGGAAGGTGAAGCTGGCAGCAGCACTCGCGCTGCTGCCAGCTTCACTACTTGTCAATCAGGCCGCGGCCTCGCAGCCGGCAGCCGCCTCCGGTCTAGTAGTACGGACTGATGCTGGCCAGGTGCGTGGGAAGACGACGGCAACGACCGAGATCTTCAACGGCATCCCGTACGCCGCTCCGCCGGTGCACGCGTTGCGCTGGAAGCCTCCGCAGGCCGTGACGCCGTGGACGGGTGTGCGGGACGCGACGAAGCTGTCCAGCGTCTGCCCGCAAGGGGACAACCCGGAAGCGCCCGGCGGCTCCACCAACGAGGACTGCCTCTACCTGAA
This region includes:
- a CDS encoding epoxide hydrolase family protein, with amino-acid sequence MPEQPSRRTFLATSAAAVTVASTGAISSSEAFASTGDSAIRKYKVNVPDYVLADLRHRIKATRWPAKETVNDQAQGVQLAKLQELVHYWGTRYDWRKVERRLNAQPQFVTKIDGLDIHFTHIRSKHANALPLIITHGWPGSILELQKVIGPLTDPTSYGGRAADAFHLVIPSMPGYGFSERPTAKGWNADRIGLAWDVLMKRLGYSKYVSQGGDWGAVVSDKMAKRAFPGLLGIHINMPATVPPDVAKALNDGDPAPAGLGPVEKKAFDTLKTFYALNTGYSAMMATRPQTLGYGLTDSPAGLAAWMYDKFAQWTYSGGDPERSLTKDEMLDDITLYWVTNTAVSSSQLYLENGENNFNAVDISIPAAITVFPGEIYQTPRSWADRAYHDLIYFNEVDKGGHFAAWEEPELFSREIRAAFRSLR
- a CDS encoding alpha/beta fold hydrolase — protein: MISRRTFGKVVGAGAAAAAAVPSVAGAAVGGLGRLRHVRTDLLDIAYYESGPANGPVVLLGHGWPYSPYAFTHVVPELVRAGYRVLTPFLRGHGETTFLSADTFRSGQQAALGSDWIAFMDALQIPRAIFAGYDWGGRGLCVAAALWPERCVALVSVNSYLVQNLDPKLAVIPAAPAVEAAQWYFDYFTTERGKNGLTQNRKEIARVVWTKNSPTWHYTEADLDRAATLMTNPDYVAVVLHVYRHRRLTEPGDPRYDALEAQLRQQPPITVPTVTLDGKDDGNFPWTDGKPSAFHFTGPRVHHVVQGAGHNLPQEKPRAFVQAILEAARLH
- the zwf gene encoding glucose-6-phosphate dehydrogenase gives rise to the protein MPDSRTQTIAYPAPGARPSRRDLEPLAPHVIVLFGATGDLAKRKLLPGLAYLQQNRFAPDVRIIGTATEELTTEEFQARARLAVDTYGTHKISEEEWAQFCDRLSYVPTTAGPDALAAAVKEAETLLGPDTRRLHYLSVPPKAAHSVIQMLRDADLVERARVVMEKPFGDDLQSAIALNDFVHETFDESQIFRIDHFLGKEAAQNILAFRFANGLFEPIWNRNFIDHIQIDIPESLGLDQRATFYEPTGAFKDMVVTHVLQVLAFVAMEPPTALEPRAISEEKNKVFRSMLPIQPTDVVRGQYGGYRSEEGVAPDSDTETFIAMKVGIDNWRWAGVPFYLRTGKKMAEGMRIISIAFKEAPKTMFPSGSGVGSQGPDHLTFDLADSSRVSLSFYGKRPGPGMRLEKLSMQFSTQETETAGDVLEAYERLILDAMRGDHTLFTTAEGIESLWENSTLLLEDPPPVKTYAPGTWGPNAIHQLIAPHAWRLPFEREWREGKPSAED
- a CDS encoding TetR/AcrR family transcriptional regulator gives rise to the protein MERVLTAKGAATRQRIVEGAAQLIRERGVPNVGLDDIRASTATSKSQLFHYFADGKGDLLLAVARYEAEQVIADQMPQLGDLTSWRKWQAWRRRVIQIYDKQRQACPLSSLTVQLGRTNPATLEIINGLTSEWRSHLAAGVKALKESGEIDPRVDVQKTANAILAAVTGGATLLLSTDNLRYLEDGLAEALESMRRPRG
- a CDS encoding SDR family NAD(P)-dependent oxidoreductase; protein product: MRLAGKTALVTGATSNIGRAIAVALAGQGAHVVVAGRNKERGDEVVAEIRSAGGRADFVAVDLAGSTAAGSTALGGAGGTKAAAEELAATATRLLGGRIDVLVNNAGAIDGSATVDTDEATFDQVFAVNVKSPYFLTAAIAPAMAAAGGGVIINLGSWVARLGIPIGAVYAASKGSLETLTRAWSAEFGPSGVRVNAIAPGVVHTVEDHPAESMMAGTPYGRIGSPDAIAQAAVYLASDDASFIHGTVLDVDGGRLGVAVIAS
- a CDS encoding LLM class F420-dependent oxidoreductase — its product is MDIGLQIPDFTWPNGAAVLGSELAVVAETADRAGFSHLAVMDHFFQIRGVGPAENDMLEAYTTLGFLAAHTERVKLFALITGVHYRHPGLLAKAVTTLDVLSGGRAMIGIGAGWNEEESRGLGFEFPPVAERFERLEETLKYLQQMWSDEDKPFEGKHYQAERLLNVPQALSKPHPPIMVGGGGEKKTLRLVAQYAQSCNLFNTPELEHKLDVLKQHCEDVGRDYAEITKTVYQTLDAGPDGEKTQELIDELGRLHTLGFDVAIGGIPQLPDLEAVERIGTDIIPVAAAF
- a CDS encoding alpha/beta fold hydrolase encodes the protein MKLPFKYRKIDADGVGINCAIGGDDGPPVLLLHGYPQTHLIWHHVAPVLARTHTVVATDLRGYGDSDKPPAGPDHAEYSKRAMARDQILVMRALGFDRFSVVGHDRGRRVGHRLALDHPEAVERLAVLDIVPTRYTFEHADAGFGAEYYHWFFLAAGNGIPERLIGGAPEYWIRARMTARHHGGTPFDPAAMAEYIRCFSTPDAITASCEDYRAAATIDLLHDNASYGTPLTCPVLTL
- a CDS encoding nuclear transport factor 2 family protein, with translation MTIPTPPDPTAAEHAKQLPHSIVTYLREADPAHRANAHDLLSAFTTDAVVVDEEKTYTGHDEIHRWRETAATEYTYTVELTHVEKLDDTHYVTTNHLEGNFPGGVVDLLYRFTLDPESTLITHLEIAP
- a CDS encoding DNA alkylation repair protein, yielding MPTAEEMLSTASVVALGVCLREAAPSLDLAMVTAAPAELAGLAFSERGRLVRDALLADLPAEYGAMEKIFRAALEDPSFSGWMIWPVTEAVAVRAVADGELEAGLALTAELTSRLTGEFALRTFLAADLDRTLAVVLGWTRHPDEHVRRLASEGTRARLPWAKRVPGLIERPDVTRPILEALRRDESEYVRRSVANHLNDLSRLDPGLAVAIAGEWLASPEPTTERLVRHALRTLIKAADPGALALLGFEPPVGLVVDGPLVAVPAVAVGESLAFEFSAHNRGAGELRLAIDYVVHHVKANGTLAPKVFKLTTRTLAPGESATIAKLHSFKPISTRRYYAGEHALELQINGRTFGRSTFTLTTEGN
- the cobF gene encoding precorrin-6A synthase (deacetylating), producing the protein MMELKVIGVGAGDPDHVTIQAVKALNRVDVFFVLDKGAVKQELVDLREEILHTHAGDRKYRIVYGQDPERDRSSDAYVESVDDWRRRRADVCADLIARELKDDQVGAFLVWGDPSLYDSTLAILDDILARGELTFEIEVIPGISSVSALAARHRVGLNQVGRPIEITTGRRLAKSWPDEVDDVVVMLDAQTAFTQHTDQDADIYWGAYLGTPDEILIAGPLSEVSDQIVEARAEARGRKGWIMDTYLLRRRQK
- a CDS encoding chitinase — its product is MPRFVRVLPVLAAFGVVLSMLVMAPADARVQAPTATQACNYPNWVAGANYVTGNVVKYTDGQYYIAEHDNPGYDPIISTWFWDPFSCDGGTTPPACSYPNWVAGANYVTGNIVKYTNGQYYIAEHDNPGYDPTVSTWFWDPYTCSGGPTDPPPSGSFPVSESQFNSMFPGRNSFYTYSGLVAAASAFPGFTTTGDDATKKREAAAFLANVNHETGGLVYIKEINEANYPSYCHPELPYGCPAGQSAYYGRGPLQLSHNFNYKAAGDYLGIDLLGNPWQVEQNATVSWKASLWYWNTQSGPGTMTPHNAMVNGAGFGETIRSINGSIECNGGNPGQVQSRVDAYNRITGILGVSPGSNLYC